Sequence from the Deltaproteobacteria bacterium genome:
CCACCCCGTTTTCCCAGAGCTTGTAGTCCAAGCCCATGGTTACCTTGTGACGCGGCTGATTTTGTAACAGGTAAGAGGTGTTCTCTGTATCCATGGGGTGATTGTCGGCATTCCAGTCCTGGTAGGTGTAGGCCAGATAGCCGCTCAGATCCTGCCTGAAACTCCTAGTCAGTTCCAGCTCGACACCGTACACAAGCATGTCGATGTTATATACCAGGCTTGACGTGGCGGTTTCGTTGTAGTTGTGTTGCTGGTAGTCGCTGATGTCCGTGTAATAAAAAGCCGTCCTGAATTTTGTGTCCTTCAGGATTTCCTTGACGCCGCCTATTTCATAGGTCCAAGAAGTCTCTGTTTTAAACTCAGAGTTTGCCGTTGCGTATGCTGCGTCGGACCCGGCCCGGGCCCATCTCCAGAGATCTCAGATTCAGGGCATACGCATTTCACGGCTGATGGAGGCATAGAGGGACAAGCTGTCGTCCCATACGTAGTCCAGCCGGGCCTTTGGACACCATTCCCGTTCAACCCTCCGGTCCGGATTTCTGGTAATGAATTCATAGGAATCGGACGCGAATTCATACCAGCGGGTTCCAAAGGTCAACGACATGGCATCGGTGAAGGACCACACGTCTTGAACGAAAAGGGCCGTGATGGCATAATAATCTTTATTGTCGGGGGTTCCCTGATTCCGGTAGTCCCCTCCCAGGGAAAAAGAATGATTTGGAACGAGGCTGAAATCCAGATAATCCAGGGCGATGCCCCCTGTATATTCCTCCTTGTAGTTGGAACTGTCCGTTCCGTTTGCATTGTGCATGTATCTGTCCCGTTTGGACAACTGCTTGTAAATTTGCCCCCGCAATTGTCCCATGGGAAGAGGCTGTTCCACAAGTAGGCTCTGGTCGTTTACGGTTTTCTCCCACTGGTTTTTCCCACCGTCGTAGCCCGAAGCTTCGTAGTCGTGGCTGAACTTGTCCACATCGGAACGCACAATCGGGTAGCTCGGGTCATAGTTTGAATTCGCATCATCGGGATCATTGATCACCGCATATCCGGTGACCGTATCCACATGGTCGATCCCGTAGGTCATTGTCCCGCCCGTGGGAAGATAGAGGGAGAAACGGCCGTTTACGTTGTCCGTGTTGTAGTCATTGCCCCGCAAGTACCCGTCGCCTTCCCTGTGGGCCGCGGCAATGGAGTAGCCGATGGCATTCAAGGCGCCGCCGCTGGCACCGGCACTGTAGCTTTGGCCCCCATAAGGGCCGAATCCCATTTTCACGCTCCCGCTAGGTGTGGGGTCATCGGTCTTTTTGCCCTTTTTGGTGATAAGATTGAC
This genomic interval carries:
- a CDS encoding TonB-dependent receptor, producing MKFLRFGLAGLMGILFLLSVTAFSSAQETDSEKGEKVYRLDKVIVRDHPLKDESMVVTPEVTVINVDEYQKAGKVENVQDILGDALGINVLFSSVTPAQNEGVYIRGMDQSRYQIFMDGRPLRLHGSNGYFKMDWTTLPADMIETIEIVRGSHSLLFPFSMGGAVNLITKKGKKTDDPTPSGSVKMGFGPYGGQSYSAGASGGALNAIGYSIAAAHREGDGYLRGNDYNTDNVNGRFSLYLPTGGTMTYGIDHVDTVTGYAVINDPDDANSNYDPSYPIVRSDVDKFSHDYEASGYDGGKNQWEKTVNDQSLLVEQPLPMGQLRGQIYKQLSKRDRYMHNANGTDSSNYKEEYTGGIALDYLDFSLVPNHSFSLGGDYRNQGTPDNKDYYAITALFVQDVWSFTDAMSLTFGTRWYEFASDSYEFITRNPDRRVEREWCPKARLDYVWDDSLSLYASISREMRMP